A stretch of the Pseudomonas sp. ACM7 genome encodes the following:
- a CDS encoding MaoC family dehydratase — protein sequence MPYVPVAELKDYVGKELGRSEWLTIDQERINLFAEATGDYQFIHVDPVKAAQTPFGSTIAHGFLSLSLIPKLMEDILILPEGAKMVVNYGLDTVRFIQPVKVNSRVRLKVDMNEVIEKKPGQWLLKATATLEIEGSDKPAYIAEPLSLCFV from the coding sequence ATGCCCTATGTTCCAGTTGCGGAGCTCAAAGATTATGTCGGCAAGGAACTCGGACGTTCCGAATGGCTCACCATCGATCAGGAGCGCATCAACCTGTTCGCCGAAGCCACAGGGGACTATCAGTTCATCCACGTCGACCCGGTCAAAGCCGCGCAAACGCCATTTGGCAGCACCATTGCACACGGTTTCCTGTCGCTGTCGCTGATCCCCAAACTGATGGAAGACATCCTGATCCTCCCTGAAGGGGCGAAGATGGTGGTCAACTACGGCTTGGATACCGTGCGTTTCATCCAGCCAGTGAAGGTCAATTCCAGGGTACGACTCAAGGTCGACATGAACGAAGTCATCGAGAAAAAGCCCGGTCAATGGCTGCTCAAAGCCACCGCCACGCTTGAAATCGAAGGCTCGGATAAACCGGCCTACATCGCCGAGCCACTGTCGCTCTGCTTCGTGTAA
- a CDS encoding CidA/LrgA family protein — translation MLLRGLTWLVLFQLLGTAINHLFLPVLPGPIVGLLLLLVFLISRGQVGEPLNLAASSLLRYLPLLLVPPAVGVMVYAKDIAADFWAIVGALVLSLLLSLAFAGVLMQRMVKRHAHREDGQ, via the coding sequence ATGTTGTTACGTGGCCTGACCTGGCTGGTGCTGTTCCAATTGCTGGGCACAGCCATCAACCACTTGTTTTTACCGGTGCTGCCGGGGCCGATTGTCGGCCTGCTGTTGCTGCTGGTGTTCCTGATCAGCCGTGGCCAGGTCGGCGAACCGCTGAACCTCGCGGCCAGCAGTCTGCTGCGTTATCTGCCCTTGCTGCTGGTACCGCCAGCCGTGGGTGTGATGGTTTACGCCAAAGACATTGCCGCGGATTTCTGGGCCATCGTCGGTGCGCTGGTATTGTCACTGTTGCTGTCACTGGCCTTCGCTGGCGTGCTGATGCAGCGCATGGTCAAGCGTCACGCTCATCGTGAGGACGGCCAATGA
- a CDS encoding LrgB family protein, giving the protein MILDWHGAWTSVIHHPLFGIGITLGAYQLVLAAFEKTRWIFLQPVLVSMLLVIGVLVGCGLTYAEYRKSTEILSILLGPATVALAVPLYLNLRRIRQLFWPIFTTLVIGGVVATGMGVLLGWSFGAEHMILMTMAPKSVTSPIAMLVAEQIGGVAALAAVFVLITGVIGAIFGPSLLTRLGVHSPEARGMALGMTAHAVGTAVAMQENEECGAFAALAMSLMGVATAVFLPLAVSMVA; this is encoded by the coding sequence ATGATCCTCGACTGGCACGGCGCCTGGACGTCGGTGATTCATCATCCGTTGTTCGGCATCGGTATTACGCTGGGGGCTTATCAGTTGGTGCTGGCGGCGTTCGAGAAAACCCGCTGGATCTTTCTGCAACCGGTGCTGGTCTCGATGCTGCTGGTGATCGGCGTATTGGTGGGTTGCGGCCTGACCTATGCCGAGTACCGCAAGAGCACCGAGATCCTCAGCATCCTGCTCGGCCCTGCGACCGTCGCGCTGGCTGTGCCGCTGTACCTCAATCTGCGACGCATTCGGCAGTTGTTCTGGCCGATATTTACTACGCTGGTGATAGGTGGCGTCGTCGCCACCGGCATGGGCGTATTGCTAGGCTGGTCGTTTGGTGCCGAACATATGATCCTGATGACCATGGCGCCGAAGTCGGTGACGTCGCCGATTGCCATGCTGGTGGCGGAGCAGATCGGTGGCGTCGCGGCGCTGGCGGCAGTGTTCGTATTGATCACCGGGGTGATCGGGGCGATCTTCGGGCCGAGCCTTTTGACCAGGCTGGGTGTGCACAGCCCTGAGGCGCGCGGTATGGCGCTGGGCATGACGGCGCACGCGGTCGGCACGGCGGTGGCGATGCAGGAAAATGAAGAATGCGGCGCCTTCGCGGCGCTGGCGATGAGTCTGATGGGCGTGGCCACGGCAGTTTTCCTGCCGTTGGCGGTGTCGATGGTGGCGTAA
- a CDS encoding LON peptidase substrate-binding domain-containing protein — MSLPLFPLNTVLFPGCILDLQIFEARYLDMISRCMKQGGGFGVVCILDGEEVGIAPAGYALVGCEALITDFKQQDNGLLGIRVQGGRRFHVLRTEIQRDQLTVAEVEWLEDEPEQPLQDEDADLVALLKALAEHPMVEALNMGTEATGQQSLANQLAYLLPFAEVDKIDLLQLDDPQQRLDAIQALLDELQGELFA; from the coding sequence ATGAGCTTGCCGCTTTTTCCGCTGAACACGGTGTTGTTTCCTGGTTGCATCCTCGATTTGCAGATCTTCGAGGCGCGCTACCTGGACATGATCAGTCGCTGCATGAAACAGGGCGGCGGCTTCGGCGTGGTGTGCATCCTCGACGGCGAAGAAGTCGGCATCGCCCCGGCGGGCTACGCGCTGGTCGGATGCGAGGCGCTGATCACTGATTTCAAACAGCAGGACAATGGCTTGCTGGGCATTCGGGTGCAGGGCGGGCGGCGTTTCCACGTGTTGCGTACCGAGATTCAGCGCGATCAGCTGACCGTCGCCGAGGTCGAGTGGCTGGAGGACGAACCTGAGCAACCGCTGCAGGACGAAGACGCCGACCTGGTTGCGCTGCTCAAAGCCTTGGCCGAACACCCGATGGTCGAAGCATTGAACATGGGCACCGAAGCAACCGGGCAGCAGTCGTTGGCCAATCAGTTGGCGTACCTGTTGCCGTTTGCCGAAGTGGACAAGATCGACCTGCTGCAACTCGATGATCCGCAGCAGCGGCTGGATGCGATTCAGGCGCTGCTGGATGAGTTGCAGGGTGAGTTGTTTGCTTAG
- a CDS encoding bifunctional DedA family/phosphatase PAP2 family protein, translating into MGPWLDSVTGWLTVNPQWLAAAVFIVAFVECLAIAGLIVPGTVLLFAVAVLAGSGALSLSETLLLGFVAGVLGDIVSYFIGRHFHQNIRRLPGLRHHPEWIAGAEAYFQRYGIASLLVGRFIGPLRPMLPMVAGMFDMPFPRFAAVSLLAAAGWSVAYLLPGWATGAAIRLPLPEGFWPEAGIVAGSIALMVGLSITSSMRRHRKATMLITGMSFLILAGLFIGYPHLTALDQGVMTLVQEHRSPLLDEVAVTFTLIGEFHNMLVFSALLTGLLLLTRQWRQAIFAGSTLLCTALGNTVTKHFFARVRPEVLSDPLTSYSMPSGHASGSFALFLTLAVLAGRGQPPRMRLTWLLLGCLPALAIALSRVYLGAHWPTDVLAGAMLAACVCAASLWLNQRPAPLNAMPPKVWWLVLPALVALFGFFALRHLPHAMLRYAY; encoded by the coding sequence ATGGGCCCATGGCTCGATAGCGTGACCGGTTGGTTGACGGTCAACCCGCAATGGCTGGCCGCGGCGGTGTTCATAGTGGCCTTCGTGGAATGCTTGGCGATTGCCGGGCTGATCGTGCCCGGCACGGTGCTGCTGTTTGCCGTGGCGGTACTGGCCGGCAGTGGCGCGCTGTCATTGAGCGAAACGCTATTACTGGGATTCGTCGCCGGCGTTCTGGGCGATATCGTCTCTTACTTCATCGGACGACATTTCCACCAGAACATCCGGCGCCTGCCAGGGTTGCGCCATCATCCGGAATGGATCGCCGGGGCCGAGGCGTATTTCCAGCGCTACGGCATCGCCAGCCTGCTGGTCGGGCGCTTCATCGGTCCGCTGCGGCCGATGCTGCCGATGGTCGCCGGGATGTTCGACATGCCCTTCCCGCGCTTCGCCGCCGTCAGCTTGCTGGCCGCCGCCGGCTGGAGCGTCGCGTACCTGCTGCCCGGCTGGGCCACGGGGGCGGCAATTCGCTTGCCGTTGCCGGAGGGATTCTGGCCTGAGGCCGGCATCGTCGCCGGCAGCATCGCCCTCATGGTGGGCTTGAGCATCACCAGCAGCATGCGCCGTCATCGCAAAGCGACGATGCTGATTACCGGAATGAGCTTCCTGATTTTGGCCGGACTGTTTATCGGCTATCCGCACCTGACCGCCCTCGATCAGGGCGTGATGACCCTGGTGCAGGAACACCGCAGCCCGCTGCTCGATGAAGTGGCGGTGACGTTCACGCTGATCGGCGAGTTTCACAACATGCTGGTGTTCAGCGCCCTGCTGACGGGTTTGCTGTTGCTCACCCGGCAATGGCGCCAGGCGATTTTCGCCGGTAGCACCCTGCTGTGCACCGCGCTGGGCAACACCGTGACCAAACACTTTTTCGCCCGCGTACGCCCGGAAGTGTTGAGCGATCCTCTGACCAGCTACAGCATGCCGAGCGGCCACGCCTCGGGCTCTTTTGCTCTGTTTCTGACGCTGGCCGTGCTGGCCGGCCGCGGACAACCGCCGCGCATGCGTCTGACCTGGCTGCTATTGGGTTGCTTGCCCGCGCTGGCGATTGCCCTGTCGCGGGTGTACCTGGGCGCGCACTGGCCGACGGATGTGCTGGCCGGCGCGATGCTGGCGGCGTGCGTGTGTGCGGCGAGTTTGTGGCTGAATCAGCGCCCGGCGCCGCTGAACGCCATGCCACCAAAGGTCTGGTGGCTGGTGTTGCCGGCGCTGGTGGCGCTGTTCGGTTTCTTTGCGTTGCGGCATTTGCCGCATGCGATGTTGCGGTATGCGTATTAA
- a CDS encoding DNA-3-methyladenine glycosylase, whose product MTNLTVRTSATSLPKGLADAFFDRDAQTLARDLLGKVIRHRVGDLWLSARIIETEAYYFEEKGSHASLGYTEKRKALFLDGGHIYMYYARGGDSLNFSAQGPGNAVLIKSAYPWVDDLSGPASLAQMLLNNPDAQSRPRPSQKLCAGQTLLCKALGLKVPAWDAKRFDHEVLLVEDVGPAPVHIIQTTRLGIPHGRDEHLMYRFVDAAYAPYCTRNPLRRGQVEGRDYFLL is encoded by the coding sequence ATGACCAATCTGACTGTTCGCACGTCCGCGACGAGCCTGCCCAAGGGGCTCGCGGATGCATTTTTCGACAGAGACGCCCAAACGCTGGCCCGGGATTTACTCGGTAAAGTCATCCGTCACCGGGTCGGCGACCTGTGGCTCAGCGCCCGGATTATCGAGACCGAAGCCTATTACTTCGAAGAAAAAGGCAGCCACGCCTCCCTCGGCTACACAGAAAAACGTAAGGCTTTGTTTCTGGATGGCGGCCACATCTATATGTACTACGCCCGGGGCGGCGATTCCCTGAACTTCAGCGCCCAGGGTCCGGGCAATGCTGTGCTGATCAAATCCGCCTATCCGTGGGTCGATGACTTGAGCGGGCCGGCGAGCCTGGCGCAGATGCTGTTGAACAATCCCGACGCCCAAAGTCGCCCTCGCCCCTCGCAAAAGCTTTGCGCCGGACAGACTTTGCTCTGCAAGGCGCTGGGCCTGAAGGTGCCGGCCTGGGACGCCAAGCGCTTCGACCATGAAGTGCTGCTGGTGGAAGATGTCGGCCCGGCGCCCGTTCACATCATACAAACCACGCGTTTGGGCATTCCCCACGGCCGCGATGAGCATTTGATGTACCGCTTCGTCGATGCGGCTTACGCGCCGTATTGCACGCGAAACCCGCTGCGACGGGGGCAGGTCGAAGGTCGCGATTATTTTTTGCTGTGA
- a CDS encoding glutamate-5-semialdehyde dehydrogenase — MTESVLDYMTRLGRAAREASRVIGRASTAQKNRALQAAANALDAARAELTAANELDLAAGRANGLEPALLERLALTPERIDGMIVGLRQVAALPDPVGAIRDMSFRPSGIQVGKMRVPLGVIGIIYESRPNVTIDAASLCLKSGNATILRGGSEAIHSNRAIAACIQRGLAEADLPAAVVQVVETTDRAAVGALITMPEYVDVIVPRGGRGLIERVSRDARVPVIKHLDGICHVYVSADADLPKAQRIAFNAKTYRYGICGAMETLLVDQSVAKDFLPSMAAQFREKGVELRGCERTRAIIEAVAASEEDWNTEYLAPILSIRVVDGLDQAIEHINKYGSHHTDSIVSENLADTRRFVAEVDSSSVMINTPTCFADGFEYGLGAEIGISTDKLHARGPVGLEGLTCEKYIVVGDGQLRGQASD; from the coding sequence ATGACTGAGTCCGTTCTTGACTACATGACCCGCCTGGGTCGCGCTGCCCGCGAAGCTTCTCGCGTCATCGGCCGTGCCAGCACCGCGCAGAAAAACCGCGCCTTGCAGGCTGCTGCCAATGCGTTGGACGCCGCACGCGCCGAGCTGACGGCTGCCAATGAACTGGATTTGGCCGCTGGCCGCGCCAATGGTCTTGAGCCTGCATTGCTTGAGCGTCTGGCGCTGACCCCGGAACGCATTGACGGCATGATCGTCGGTTTGCGTCAGGTAGCGGCTTTGCCGGACCCGGTCGGCGCGATCCGCGACATGAGCTTTCGGCCGTCGGGCATTCAGGTCGGCAAGATGCGCGTGCCGTTGGGCGTGATCGGGATCATCTACGAATCCCGGCCGAACGTGACCATCGATGCCGCCAGCCTGTGCCTGAAGTCCGGCAACGCGACCATCCTGCGTGGCGGCTCCGAGGCGATTCATTCCAATCGTGCCATTGCCGCCTGCATCCAGCGCGGTCTGGCCGAAGCCGATTTGCCTGCCGCCGTGGTGCAAGTGGTCGAAACCACCGATCGTGCCGCCGTTGGCGCACTGATCACCATGCCAGAATACGTCGACGTTATCGTGCCCCGTGGCGGCCGTGGCCTGATCGAGCGCGTTAGCCGCGATGCCCGCGTGCCGGTTATCAAACACCTGGACGGCATCTGTCACGTTTATGTCAGTGCCGACGCCGACCTGCCGAAAGCCCAGCGCATCGCCTTCAATGCCAAGACTTACCGCTATGGCATCTGCGGTGCCATGGAAACCCTGCTGGTGGACCAGTCGGTCGCCAAGGATTTCCTGCCATCGATGGCTGCACAGTTCCGCGAAAAAGGCGTCGAGCTGCGCGGTTGCGAACGCACCCGGGCGATCATCGAGGCTGTTGCAGCGAGCGAAGAAGACTGGAACACCGAGTACCTGGCGCCGATTCTCTCGATCCGTGTGGTCGACGGGCTGGACCAGGCCATCGAACACATTAATAAGTACGGCTCCCATCACACCGATTCGATCGTCAGCGAAAACCTTGCTGACACCCGGCGTTTCGTCGCGGAAGTCGATTCGTCGTCGGTGATGATCAATACCCCGACGTGCTTCGCTGATGGCTTCGAATACGGATTGGGTGCCGAGATTGGCATTTCTACTGATAAGCTGCACGCCCGCGGCCCGGTGGGCCTCGAAGGTCTGACCTGCGAGAAGTACATCGTGGTCGGTGATGGCCAGTTACGCGGCCAGGCGTCGGACTGA
- the nadD gene encoding nicotinate-nucleotide adenylyltransferase, protein MGDLDLSAPVTASEPAPRRIGMLGGTFDPVHIGHLRSALEVAESLALDELRLTPSARPPHRGTPQVSAKDRLAMVECAVAGVAPLVVDARELQRDKPSYTIDTLELMRAELAASDQVFLLLGWDAFCGLPTWHRWEELLQHCHILVLQRPDADSEPPDALRNLLAARSVSDPLALKGPSGQIAFVWQTPLAVSATQIRQLLASGKSVRFLVPDAVLAYIDAHGLYRASN, encoded by the coding sequence TTGGGCGACCTCGACTTGTCAGCCCCGGTCACCGCCAGTGAGCCTGCGCCTCGACGCATTGGCATGCTGGGCGGAACCTTCGACCCGGTGCACATCGGCCATTTGCGCAGTGCGCTGGAAGTCGCCGAATCGCTGGCGCTCGATGAGCTGCGTCTGACACCCAGTGCCAGACCACCTCATCGCGGTACGCCGCAGGTGTCGGCGAAAGACCGTCTGGCGATGGTCGAGTGCGCGGTGGCCGGTGTGGCGCCGTTGGTGGTGGACGCCCGCGAACTGCAGCGGGACAAACCGTCCTACACCATCGACACCCTGGAACTGATGCGCGCAGAACTTGCCGCCTCCGACCAGGTTTTTCTACTTTTGGGCTGGGACGCATTTTGCGGCCTGCCCACTTGGCACCGCTGGGAAGAGTTGCTCCAGCATTGCCACATCCTGGTGCTGCAACGCCCGGATGCCGACAGCGAACCGCCGGATGCCTTGCGCAATCTGTTGGCGGCACGCTCGGTGAGCGACCCGCTGGCCCTCAAAGGGCCGAGCGGACAGATTGCATTCGTCTGGCAGACACCGCTCGCGGTATCCGCCACCCAGATCCGTCAACTGCTGGCCAGCGGTAAGTCGGTACGTTTCCTGGTGCCCGACGCGGTCCTGGCCTACATCGATGCGCACGGACTCTACCGTGCGTCGAACTGA
- the rsfS gene encoding ribosome silencing factor — MTDKDVTKVKRKGTFKSAPLPVEVPTGPELRGEELVKVAVAALEDVKGQDIQVIDVREKQSITDFMIIATGTSNRQIGAMLDKVREAVKALGVKPLGEEGKGDSDWVLLDMDDVIVHMMTASARQFYDLERLWSGAEQSRALNAAHHSPENTHEHFVKLNKDQQ, encoded by the coding sequence ATGACTGACAAAGACGTAACTAAAGTAAAGCGCAAAGGCACGTTCAAGAGCGCCCCGCTGCCAGTAGAGGTTCCAACCGGCCCTGAGCTGCGCGGCGAAGAGCTGGTCAAGGTTGCCGTAGCGGCCCTGGAAGACGTGAAAGGCCAGGACATTCAGGTAATCGACGTTCGTGAAAAGCAGAGCATCACTGACTTCATGATCATCGCTACCGGTACCTCCAACCGCCAGATCGGCGCGATGCTGGACAAGGTCCGCGAAGCCGTCAAAGCCCTGGGCGTCAAGCCACTGGGTGAAGAAGGCAAGGGCGACAGCGACTGGGTGCTGCTGGATATGGATGATGTCATCGTGCACATGATGACCGCTTCGGCTCGTCAGTTTTACGACCTGGAGCGTCTGTGGTCCGGTGCAGAACAGAGCCGTGCTCTGAACGCGGCTCACCACAGCCCGGAAAACACCCATGAGCACTTCGTCAAGCTCAACAAAGACCAGCAATAA
- the rlmH gene encoding 23S rRNA (pseudouridine(1915)-N(3))-methyltransferase RlmH, giving the protein MRLRLIAVGSRMPKWVEEGWHEYAKRLPSELALELVEIPLNTRGKNADVARFIRQEGEAMLAKVGPNERVVTLEVHGKPWSTEQLAVELDRWRLDSRTVNFMVGGPEGLAPEVCARADQRWSLSPLTLPHPLVRILIGEQLYRAWTVLSGHPYHK; this is encoded by the coding sequence GTGCGACTGCGACTGATCGCCGTCGGTTCACGCATGCCCAAGTGGGTGGAAGAAGGCTGGCATGAATATGCCAAGCGTCTTCCGTCCGAGCTGGCGCTGGAACTGGTGGAAATACCGCTCAACACCCGTGGCAAGAACGCCGACGTGGCGCGCTTCATCCGTCAGGAAGGCGAAGCCATGCTGGCCAAGGTCGGGCCGAACGAGCGCGTTGTGACCCTCGAAGTCCACGGCAAGCCCTGGAGCACCGAGCAGCTGGCGGTCGAGCTCGATCGCTGGCGGCTGGACTCGCGCACGGTGAATTTCATGGTCGGCGGCCCCGAAGGGCTGGCGCCGGAAGTCTGTGCCCGGGCCGATCAGCGCTGGTCGCTCTCGCCGTTGACGTTGCCGCACCCGCTGGTGCGAATCCTGATCGGCGAACAGCTGTATCGTGCCTGGACAGTCCTGTCCGGCCACCCTTACCACAAGTAG
- the mrdA gene encoding penicillin-binding protein 2: MPQPIRIKDHEKDARLVRGRVVFGAIAVVTLIGVLIARLYFLQVIQYEYHSTLSENNRVHVQPIPPTRGLIFDRNGVVVADNRPSFSLSMTRERSGDWQQVLDVIVEVLELTPEDRVIFEKRMRQGRRPFEPVPILFELTEEQIARIAVNQFRLPGVEVVAQLVRHYPQGAHFAHSVGYMGRINEKELKSLDPVSYSGTHQIGKTGIERFYEPELHGQVGYEEVETNARGRVLRVLKRTEPVSGKDIVLSLDIKLQEAAEAALGGRRGAVVALDPKTGEVLAMVSQPSFDPNLFVTGISFKAYSELRDSIDRPLFNRVLRGLYPPGSTIKPAVAIAGLDSGVVNASSRVYDPGYYQLPNYDHKYRNWNRTGDGYVDLDTAIMRSNDTYFYDLAHKLGIDRLSAYMSKFGIGQKVSLDMFEESPGLMPTREWKRATRRQAWFPGETLILGIGQGYMQSTPLQLAQATALVANKGVWNRPHLAKTVEGERPKDENPMPDIILRDPSDWTKVNHGMQQVMHGARGTARKASIGAQYRIAGKSGTAQVVAIKQGEKYDRSKVQERHRDHALFVGFAPADNPQIVVSVMVENGESGSGVAAPVVRQIMDAWLLDQDGRLKAEYASPISAEATAREE, translated from the coding sequence ATGCCCCAGCCGATCCGCATCAAGGACCACGAAAAAGACGCCCGTCTAGTGCGTGGCCGCGTCGTGTTCGGGGCAATTGCGGTCGTGACGCTGATCGGTGTGCTGATCGCGCGGCTGTATTTCCTTCAGGTGATCCAGTACGAGTACCACTCGACCCTGTCGGAAAACAACCGCGTCCATGTGCAGCCGATTCCGCCGACTCGGGGCTTGATCTTCGATCGCAATGGCGTGGTGGTGGCGGATAACCGGCCCAGCTTCAGCCTGAGCATGACCCGCGAGCGCTCCGGCGACTGGCAGCAAGTACTCGACGTCATTGTCGAAGTGCTGGAGCTGACGCCCGAAGACCGAGTGATCTTCGAGAAGCGCATGCGTCAGGGGCGTCGGCCGTTCGAGCCGGTGCCGATCCTGTTCGAGCTGACCGAAGAACAGATCGCCCGCATCGCGGTGAACCAGTTCCGTCTGCCGGGCGTGGAAGTGGTCGCGCAGCTGGTTCGTCACTATCCGCAGGGCGCGCACTTTGCGCATTCGGTGGGATATATGGGGCGGATCAACGAGAAAGAGCTCAAGTCTCTGGACCCGGTGAGTTACAGCGGCACCCATCAAATTGGCAAAACCGGCATCGAGCGCTTCTACGAGCCCGAATTGCACGGTCAGGTCGGTTACGAAGAAGTCGAGACCAACGCGCGTGGCCGCGTGCTGCGGGTGCTCAAACGTACCGAACCGGTTTCCGGCAAGGACATCGTCCTGAGCCTGGACATCAAATTGCAGGAGGCCGCCGAAGCTGCACTCGGCGGTCGCCGTGGCGCAGTGGTGGCGCTGGACCCGAAAACCGGCGAAGTCCTGGCGATGGTCAGTCAGCCGAGTTTTGACCCGAACCTGTTCGTCACCGGCATCAGTTTCAAGGCCTATTCCGAGCTGCGCGATTCCATCGACCGGCCACTGTTCAACCGCGTGCTGCGCGGCCTGTACCCGCCGGGCTCGACCATCAAACCGGCTGTGGCAATTGCCGGCCTGGATTCTGGCGTTGTGAACGCGTCGAGTCGGGTGTATGACCCCGGCTATTACCAGTTGCCCAACTACGATCACAAATACCGGAACTGGAACCGTACCGGTGACGGCTACGTCGATCTGGACACGGCGATCATGCGGTCCAACGACACCTACTTCTACGACCTGGCCCACAAACTGGGAATCGATCGCTTGTCGGCGTACATGAGCAAATTCGGCATCGGCCAGAAGGTTTCGCTGGACATGTTCGAAGAGTCGCCGGGGCTGATGCCTACACGTGAATGGAAGCGTGCAACCCGGCGTCAGGCCTGGTTCCCGGGCGAAACGCTGATTCTGGGGATTGGTCAGGGCTACATGCAATCAACGCCATTGCAACTGGCCCAGGCCACGGCGCTGGTCGCGAACAAGGGTGTCTGGAACCGTCCGCACCTGGCCAAGACCGTCGAAGGCGAGCGGCCGAAGGATGAAAACCCGATGCCGGACATCATCCTGCGCGACCCGTCCGACTGGACCAAGGTCAACCACGGCATGCAACAGGTGATGCACGGTGCCCGTGGTACCGCGCGCAAGGCATCGATTGGCGCTCAATACCGGATTGCCGGCAAAAGTGGTACGGCCCAGGTCGTCGCGATCAAGCAGGGCGAGAAGTACGACCGCTCCAAGGTTCAGGAACGCCATCGCGACCACGCCTTGTTCGTCGGCTTCGCACCAGCCGACAATCCGCAAATCGTGGTGTCGGTGATGGTCGAGAACGGCGAGTCCGGTTCCGGCGTCGCAGCGCCCGTGGTGCGTCAAATCATGGACGCCTGGCTTCTGGACCAGGACGGTCGGTTGAAGGCCGAATACGCCAGCCCTATCAGTGCGGAGGCTACGGCCCGTGAAGAGTAA